One segment of Terriglobales bacterium DNA contains the following:
- a CDS encoding phosphoribosylglycinamide synthetase C domain-containing protein: VKVFHAGTSKRDGAYYTSGGRVLGVTARARDLETAVGRAYEACGKINFEEAHYRRDIAGRALNK, encoded by the coding sequence CGTGAAGGTGTTTCATGCAGGGACGTCGAAGCGCGACGGGGCTTATTACACGTCCGGCGGGCGCGTGCTGGGAGTGACGGCGCGGGCGCGCGATCTGGAGACGGCAGTCGGGCGGGCGTATGAGGCGTGCGGGAAGATTAATTTTGAGGAGGCGCATTATCGGAGGGATATTGCGGGGAGAGCGCTGAACAAGTAG